From Strigops habroptila isolate Jane chromosome 1, bStrHab1.2.pri, whole genome shotgun sequence, a single genomic window includes:
- the MRPL55 gene encoding 39S ribosomal protein L55, mitochondrial isoform X2 has product MAAATRALSALRLDTIPRLPPVLALSSRSNSNRTSISHLHRQLYGRLYPVLLVKADGSTVRLRYKEPKRILMLPLDSNTLPEAERKARLRRQFPSKPKAGPEDTFEGIDLGTYERFWKK; this is encoded by the exons ATGGCAGCTGCGACCCGGGCACTGAG CGCCCTGCGCCTCGACACCATCCCCAGGCTGCCTCCGGTGCTCGCCCTCTCCAGCCGCAGCAACTCCAACCGCACCTCCATCTCCCACCTCCACCGGCAGCTCTACGGCCGCCTCTACCCCGTCCTCCTGGTCAAGGCCGACGGTTCCACCGTCCGCCTGCGCTACAAGGAGCCCAAGCGGATTCTCATG CTGCCCCTGGACAGCAACACGCTGCCCGAGGCGGAGCGCAAGGCGCGGCTGCGGCGGCAGTTCCCCAGCAAGCCCAAGGCCGGGCCGGAGGACACGTTCGAGGGCATCGACCTGGGCACCTACGAGCGGTTCTGGAAAAAGTGA
- the C1H1orf35 gene encoding multiple myeloma tumor-associated protein 2, translating into MFGSSRGGVRGGQDQFSWEDVKTDKQRENYLGNSLMAPVGRWQKGKDLTWYAKGKKDTAPALSREEELAAVRLAEQEAMLAALGYKNLKRQPTGLSREDLAEVCKRDGTEGDEKNVDRVVGLGSSSGSAGRIMLSKEDKEAAKMGLSIFTHQKVSSSPEMPISKKKQEKEEKVEEKRPEGNKKSKKEKKKKKKKKHKREKKKDKHYRRDAASSSSESSSDEDDRHHRWKTQQRPKTSRHGGRHRHDTDSSTSSRDSGRSPSRHPARQRSRSRDGRGRHPSPRRKGRKRSRSRSPPSRGARQRHDTDSD; encoded by the exons ATGTTTGGCTCATCCCGAGGAGGAGTGCGGGGGGGCCAGGACCAGTTCAGCTGGGAGGATGTCAAGACAGATAAACAGCGTGAAAACTACCTGG GGAACTCCTTGATGGCGCCGGTGGGCCGGTGGCAGAAGGGGAAGGACCTGACGTGGTATGCCAAGGGCAAGAAGGACACAGCCCCTGCGCTATCCCGTGAGGAAGAGCTGGCCGCCGTCCGCCTGGCCGAGCAGGAGGCCATGCTGGCAGCCCT GGGCTACAAGAACCTGAAGAGGCAGCCCACTGGGCTCAGCAGGGAG GACCTGGCCGAGGTGTGCAAGCGGGACGGCACCGAGGGGGACGAGAAGAACGTGGACCGGGTGGTGGGCTTGGGCAGCTCCAG TGGCAGCGCTGGCAGGATAATGCTCTCCAAGGAGGACAAGGAGGCAGCCAAGATGGGGCTCTCTATCTTCACG CACCAGAAAGTCTCCAGCAGCCCTGAGATGCCCATCTCCaagaagaagcaggagaaggaggagaaggtggaGGAGAAACG ACCGGAAGGGAACAAGAAatccaaaaaggagaaaaaaaagaagaaaaagaagaaacataagagggaaaagaagaaggacAAGCATTACAGGAGGGATGCTGCCTCATCATCCTCCGAGTCTTCTTCGGATGAGGATGACAG GCACCACCGATGGAAGACCCAGCAGCGCCCCAAGACCTCGCGGCATGGCGGCCGGCATCGGCACGACACGGAttcctccaccagcagcagggattCCGGCAGGAGCCCCTCGCGCCATCCTGCCCGTCAGCGGAGCCGGAGCAGGGACGGCCGCGGTCGGCACCCATCCCCGCGGCgcaaggggaggaagaggagcaggagccGGTCCCCTCCATCCCGCGGGGCCAGGCAACGCCACGACACCGATTCGGACTGA
- the MRPL55 gene encoding 39S ribosomal protein L55, mitochondrial isoform X1 yields the protein MGELSVHQLAGLSLPLSQGRPWRDPHPSARRAQPCLTAPGLCPQGPTPPLTRRPRDGSAQPPPDHGDAAQRERRGPPRQPPPCALTSGGGGPRARPRELRVPQGVPGGSAPPALAATVLCAGSALTPWSKMAAATRALSALRLDTIPRLPPVLALSSRSNSNRTSISHLHRQLYGRLYPVLLVKADGSTVRLRYKEPKRILMLPLDSNTLPEAERKARLRRQFPSKPKAGPEDTFEGIDLGTYERFWKK from the exons ATGGGCGAGCTCAGCGTGCACCAGCTGGCGGGGCTCAGCCTCCCCCTCAGCCAGGGGCGCCCGTGGCGGGACCCGCACCCCTCAGCGCGGCGGGCCCAGCCGTGCCTCACCGCACCGGGGCTGTGCCCTCAGGGACCGACCCCGCCGCTCACCCGCCGCCCGCGCGATGGCTCCGCGCAGCCGCCACCGGATCATGGGGATGCAGCGCAACGAGAGCGACGGGGTCCGCCCCGGCAGCCCCCGCCGTGCGCGCTGACGTCAGGCGGAGGAGGACCAAGAGCGCGGCCAC GAGAGCTCCGTGTCCCTCAGGGTGTCCCAGGAGGCTCTGCAcctcctgctctggctgccaCGGTCTTGTGCGCAGGATCTGCCCTCACTCCCTGGAGTAAAATGGCAGCTGCGACCCGGGCACTGAG CGCCCTGCGCCTCGACACCATCCCCAGGCTGCCTCCGGTGCTCGCCCTCTCCAGCCGCAGCAACTCCAACCGCACCTCCATCTCCCACCTCCACCGGCAGCTCTACGGCCGCCTCTACCCCGTCCTCCTGGTCAAGGCCGACGGTTCCACCGTCCGCCTGCGCTACAAGGAGCCCAAGCGGATTCTCATG CTGCCCCTGGACAGCAACACGCTGCCCGAGGCGGAGCGCAAGGCGCGGCTGCGGCGGCAGTTCCCCAGCAAGCCCAAGGCCGGGCCGGAGGACACGTTCGAGGGCATCGACCTGGGCACCTACGAGCGGTTCTGGAAAAAGTGA